A genomic stretch from Desulfoplanes formicivorans includes:
- a CDS encoding TIGR03905 family TSCPD domain-containing protein, producing the protein MKTEPQALQTVNVDLAGDAEVFIPQNVCARMIRFAVEDRKLTYLKFTGGCQGNLKAISKLLVGMDVEEIIRKLSGNTCGKKNTSCTDQLCIALRNHMEQE; encoded by the coding sequence ATGAAAACAGAACCCCAGGCCCTGCAGACCGTTAACGTGGATTTGGCAGGAGATGCCGAAGTATTCATCCCCCAAAATGTCTGCGCCCGCATGATCCGCTTTGCAGTGGAAGACCGCAAATTGACCTACCTCAAATTCACGGGAGGTTGCCAAGGCAATCTCAAGGCCATCTCCAAACTGCTGGTGGGCATGGACGTGGAAGAGATCATCCGAAAACTCAGCGGCAACACCTGCGGCAAAAAAAACACCTCGTGCACGGATCAGCTCTGCATTGCCCTGCGCAATCATATGGAACAGGAATAA